The following DNA comes from Mesorhizobium sp. B2-1-8.
AAGGCGACCGCAGAGGCGCAGATCGAAGTGGTCAATTCGCTGATCGCACAGAAGGTCAACGCCATCGCGATTTCCGCCAATGACGCCGACGCGCTGGTGCCGGTGCTGAAGAAGGCCATGGAGCGCGGCATCACCGTCATCTCCTGGGATTCGGGCGTCGCCAAGGAAGGCCGCCAGCTTCACCTCAACCCGTCCGACACCGGCCTGATCGGCGAGACCATCATCAAGCTTGCCGCCGACTATCTGCCGGAAGGCGGCGACGTCGCCATCCTGTCGGCCTCCTCGACCGCGACCAACCAGAATTCCTGGATCGAAGCGGCCAAGAAGGTGCTGCCGGAGAAGTTCCCCAAGATCAAGCTCGTCGCCACGGTCTATGGCGATGACGACTCGGCCAAGAGCACCGACGAAGCCAAGGGCCTCTTGAAGTCCTATCCGAACCTCAAGGCGATCATCGCGCCGACCACCGTCGGCGTCGTCGCCGCCGCCCAGGTCGTCACCGACGAGAACCTGATCGGCAAGGTCAACGTCACCGGCCTGGCGCTGCCGTCGGAATTCAAGAAGTTCATCGACAACGGAGCCAGCCAGGCGGTTGCGCTGTGGAACCCGATCGACCTCGGCTACTCCGCCGTCTACCTCGCCCATGACCTGGCGGTGAAGAAGGAAGAAGCCAAGCCGGGCGCCACGCTGTCGATCGGCCGCGTCGGCAAGGTGACGCTCGACGACACCAATTCGGCCGCGATGGCTCCGCCCTTCAAGTTCGACAAGAGCAACATCGAGAAGTTCTCCAAGATCTATTGATCTCTGAGCCTTTCAAGCAGACGCGGCGGGGCTTTGGTCCCGCCGC
Coding sequences within:
- the rhaS gene encoding rhamnose ABC transporter substrate-binding protein; translated protein: MSFLKKLMVTAAFSAAMFVNAAYAENVKIALVVKSLGNGFFDAANKGAEEAAKELGDVDIIYTGPTKATAEAQIEVVNSLIAQKVNAIAISANDADALVPVLKKAMERGITVISWDSGVAKEGRQLHLNPSDTGLIGETIIKLAADYLPEGGDVAILSASSTATNQNSWIEAAKKVLPEKFPKIKLVATVYGDDDSAKSTDEAKGLLKSYPNLKAIIAPTTVGVVAAAQVVTDENLIGKVNVTGLALPSEFKKFIDNGASQAVALWNPIDLGYSAVYLAHDLAVKKEEAKPGATLSIGRVGKVTLDDTNSAAMAPPFKFDKSNIEKFSKIY